The candidate division Zixibacteria bacterium HGW-Zixibacteria-1 genome includes the window GCCTGAGCCGCGGATTGAGCAAAATCTACCAGGGCGAACTGTCGGACTGGGAAGAGATGATCGACACCAATATCAAAGGGCTCCTTTATGTCAGCCGGGTGGTGATTCCGGGCATGGTCGAGCGCCGCAAGGGCCATGTGATAAATATCGGGTCGATTGCCGGGCGCCAGGTTTACCCCGGCGGCAATGTTTATTGTGCCACGAAGTTTGCGGTCGATGCCTTGACGCAGGGGATGCAGATCGACCTGGTTGACACGCCGGTCCGGGTGAGCACGGTCGATCCGGGGATGGTCGAGACCGAGTTCAGCCTGGTGCGGTTCCACGGCGACACCGACCGCGCCGCGACGGTCTATAAAGGCGTGACCCCGCTGACCGGCGATGATATCGCCGATGCCGTTCTCTGGGTGGCGACGCGCCCCCAGCATGTCAACATACATCAGGTCCTGATCATGCCGACCGACCAAGCCGCCGCCACGGTGGTGAATCGGAAGTAGGCGAGTTTTCGTTTCTCTTTTATTTATTTGT containing:
- a CDS encoding NAD(P)-dependent oxidoreductase — protein: MISLKGKIVFVTGASSGIGYACAKTFAQAGARLILAARRIDKLQKLADSQAKKHQTESYLIELDVRDQKQVEQKINALPAKWKKIEILVNNAGLSRGLSKIYQGELSDWEEMIDTNIKGLLYVSRVVIPGMVERRKGHVINIGSIAGRQVYPGGNVYCATKFAVDALTQGMQIDLVDTPVRVSTVDPGMVETEFSLVRFHGDTDRAATVYKGVTPLTGDDIADAVLWVATRPQHVNIHQVLIMPTDQAAATVVNRK